TCTCGCTCGGCCCGCACGCGCACGGTGCCCTCCTCGGGCTTGCCGCGGGCGCGGCGGACATCGGGTGGCTCGATCCCGTGCTGCGCCGCGTTGCGGACGAGCGGCAGGAGCGCGGCCCCGACGCCTTCGAGCAGTGTCGCGTCGATCTCGGTCGAGCCGCCGTCGACGATGAAGCGCACGAGCGTGCCGGCCGCGCGGGCGGTACCGAGCGCGGCGCGCTCCAGGCGCGGCACCAGCGCGGAGAAGGGCACCAAGCGCAGCGCCCGCAAGCCGTCGTCCAGCTCGCCCAGCGCGTGAACCTGCCGCCGCCAACCGGCATCGAACTCGCCCCGCAGGTGATCGAGGTCGTCGATGGCGCGCGAGAGGTCGGCGACGAGCGCGACCAGCTCCGCCGCCAGGTCGGCCGCGTCTGCGGGACGCTCGGCCAGCATTCGCGCCACATCGCGGATACGATCGCGCCCGGCGCGCAGGTCCTGGGTCGCGACGGCGAGGCGGTAGGACCGGTACTCGTGCCCACCGGTGCGGACGGCCAACTCGCTCGCCTGCGCCACCAGTCGCTCGACCGCCTCGACATCCGAGCGGAGGGTTCGGCGCGCAGCGCGGAGCGCGGGCTGCTCGGTGTTGGCCTGCAGGATGACCTGCTCCAGGGCATCGGAGAGCGCATGGGCCTCGCGCAGCAGCGCGGCGCGGTCGTTGCCGTCGGCGCTGTCGAGCAAGGCGACCATCCGGGCGGCGTGCTCGCTGATCCAGCGCAGCCCGGCCGCCGCGGCGGCACCGCGCAGCGCGAGGAGCGTCCGCTCCAGCCTGCGGGAGGCAATGGGGGAGCCGGGGTCGCGCTCGAGCGCGAGGACGACCTCGGCCAGGCGCGGCAGCAGTGCGGCCGCGTCTTCGGCGAAGAGCGCCGTGGCGTCGCCCACCGGGCGGGTAAGCAACGGCTCCGGGTCAGGGGCGGATGCCGGCGGGCTATCGTCAAGCAGGTGCAGCGTCTCGCCCAGGCCGTCGGGAGGCGCCGTCAGCAGGTGGTCTTTGGTACCCACCGCAGCGGCCAGGGCGGCGTGGTCCGGCTCCGGCCAGTACTCCTCCAGGGGCTCGCTCGCCCGCCGCACCTGGATCAGCAGGTTGGACGCCTGCTCGACCAGCGCATCGACAGCCCGGGCGACCCGCGCCGGGTCGTCGAGCGCCTCCAGGATCATCGGGATGATCTGCTGCCCGGCAATGGCGAGCTCGACCCCGTCCGGGGTAAGCGACTGCTCGGTAGTGCGGAAGCCCTCAAGCACGCGACAGACTGCGCTCATGACCCGCTCGATCTGCTCCACGCCCATGCGGGTCGCCACGTCCCCCAGTGCACCGGCCGCGGCGAGCAGCTCATCGAGCGCCTCACGGCGCCCGGCGACGGTGATCTCCCGCACACACGCGGCGTAGGCATCCAGGCGCACGTAGATCTCCTGGAGGTCCGCCAACGGGAGGACCAAGCGGCGGGCGGGGGGGTTAGGCATCGCGGGCCGCGGCGCGGTGGCCAGCACCTTCGCCAGGAACTCTCGATCGCTGAGGTCAACTTCGATGAACTGCTGCAGCTCGCCGCGGGGCATAGCACGCAGCATCGCGCGGGCGTGCTCGAGGAGCGGTGCCGGGTCCTCGTCCATCAGCAGGGCGTGGACGATCCGGGTCAGGTCGGCTGCGGCGGCAGAGGCGTAGTGCCCCAGGTTCAGGGCCGGATCCGCTCCCTCGGCCCCGGCGATCTCCAGGGCCTCCCCGACGATGACCGCGGCCGCGGCCAGGACCTCGACGCCGGCCTCCTCCGCGATCTCACGCACCGTGGCCAGGGCACGCTGCGCCGCGGCGATCCGGCCACGGTCCGGTTCACGCCGGAGCGTCTCCACCGCCGCACTGCGGACCGTATCCAGATGCGGCTGAACCCGGAGCGCGACCTGCTTACTGGTCTGGACGTCCGACGACACCACGACGGACTCCTTAGCGGACATGGCCTCCCTGCACGGGGTCGCTCGCGGGCTGCGGCGCCGCGAGCAGTACGTGGTGTAAGATGCGCCAGCATCCCATAGGTAAGATAGCCGATCGTCCCGGAACACCCTTGGGCTGTTAGTCCTGATCTCCCGGGTTAGTTAGTAAGGTACGGGGGCCATCCGTACCTTCTCGGGATCCCCTGGATGCCTCCTCTCCATTTCCAGGAGGCTCGAGGGACCGGATTTCCGACCGGGACGTGGATTCCTGCATCATTGAAATCGTGGCGCACAGCGAGGGTCAGCAGTTCGTCATCGCGGCACGGCACGATAGGATTGCCAGGGATCGCGGCTGGTATCGCCCTCGCCCTCAGGTCCGCGGGCGCGAGGGTCGTCGAGGCAGCCCCTCCCGAGCGGCTTGGGCGGACCGGGGCCGCTCGGCGTGAAGCCGCGATCGCTCCTGCCAGCCAGGGGTGAGACGAGCCACCACCAGCGGACGGGGGATACTGATGCGACCGCTGCCACCATACCTGGCCGGGCAGATCACCGACGCGATCCTGGACGTCAGCATCGAAGTGGCCGAGCAACTCGGCTACCGCAGCGGGGACAGCGACGGCGTGCCGATCCCCACCGAAGCGGACATCGTCCGGGCCTTGCGCCAGCCGGTGCGTGCCGCCCTGATCCTTGCCCGCCTGGCGGAGATCCTCGGCGTCCAGGCCCCACCCGAGGTGCTCCGCGCATGCTATGACACCTGGGATGTCACCGTCCAAAATGAGGCGTCCGGCGAACCGAATCCGTGACAGGCCCGCCGCATCCGACATCGAGCAGCGAGCGAGAGCGGTGGATGCGCGTGACACCGTGAGCGGGTCTCCGGCGCCTCCAGGCCCAAACCCCGGACCGCCGGAGACCCGCTTATCCCTCACCTGCACCCGTCTCCGACCACTCGCGGTCGGTACGAGATCCCTACGCGCAGGTCAGGTCAACTTGCCGATCTGATCGGAGATATCGGTAGGGCTGTTGTAGCGCTGATCGGGTAAGCGCCGGAGCGCATCCAGCACCTCGCTGCCGGCTCCGGCATCGCGCGCCCGGTCCAACAGCGTGCTCTTGTCGATCGGGTAGTTGATCCCGCCCAGCAACTTCTGCAGCTCGATGGGATTCACCATACCGTGTCCGTGCTCCTGGCCGTGCTCGTGCTCGTGCATCGCACTGCCTCTCCATGAACGGACTGCCCGGCCTGCGGCCCTCGCTGCAGGCATGACCCCACCCCGCAAACGGGGTGCCGGGCTACGGCTCTACGCGCCGGCCCGCCACTAGCCGGGCGAGGATCAGGACCGCCGCGGCGACGGCGAGGAGCAGCACGGAGAGCGCGAGCGCCGCATCGAGATCCCGCTCCA
This genomic window from Sphaerobacter thermophilus DSM 20745 contains:
- a CDS encoding response regulator, with protein sequence MVSSDVQTSKQVALRVQPHLDTVRSAAVETLRREPDRGRIAAAQRALATVREIAEEAGVEVLAAAAVIVGEALEIAGAEGADPALNLGHYASAAAADLTRIVHALLMDEDPAPLLEHARAMLRAMPRGELQQFIEVDLSDREFLAKVLATAPRPAMPNPPARRLVLPLADLQEIYVRLDAYAACVREITVAGRREALDELLAAAGALGDVATRMGVEQIERVMSAVCRVLEGFRTTEQSLTPDGVELAIAGQQIIPMILEALDDPARVARAVDALVEQASNLLIQVRRASEPLEEYWPEPDHAALAAAVGTKDHLLTAPPDGLGETLHLLDDSPPASAPDPEPLLTRPVGDATALFAEDAAALLPRLAEVVLALERDPGSPIASRRLERTLLALRGAAAAAGLRWISEHAARMVALLDSADGNDRAALLREAHALSDALEQVILQANTEQPALRAARRTLRSDVEAVERLVAQASELAVRTGGHEYRSYRLAVATQDLRAGRDRIRDVARMLAERPADAADLAAELVALVADLSRAIDDLDHLRGEFDAGWRRQVHALGELDDGLRALRLVPFSALVPRLERAALGTARAAGTLVRFIVDGGSTEIDATLLEGVGAALLPLVRNAAQHGIEPPDVRRARGKPEEGTVRVRAERDGSQVVIQICDDGAGIDDQEIARQAARSGFPVPPDGLTRERALQLLFMPGFGMKPSADGGPPRRSGIDTAGIAVSEIRGTITVESEVGRGTTFTIRVPLLPSLTEAPVVAVAGTRYVVPFVDASACDPSPEVIAVDGGGYVAQWDGDTLPVVDLGALLGVRSSEHAAAPGGRFIQVHHAGQRWLVRVDALFEPQAVMIRPQGLQGQGPVAPGVVATTAMPSGEVAQILDLAQVLDAARVPARGGPPTSVLRRAPVVLVADDSIGGRRAMVQALERDGWHVREARDGLEVRETLETTAPDLMVIDVDLPLLTAFRVVDAIQRYPDLPVIALMAHDDPGSQGHAQSLGARAALPRPCDTDTLLRTVREILPDGDGPGGNRD
- a CDS encoding DUF2795 domain-containing protein yields the protein MHEHEHGQEHGHGMVNPIELQKLLGGINYPIDKSTLLDRARDAGAGSEVLDALRRLPDQRYNSPTDISDQIGKLT